A stretch of Acidicapsa ligni DNA encodes these proteins:
- a CDS encoding glycosyltransferase family 2 protein, translating into MSTPATTIELIQPDLSVVIIGRNEGERLERCILSAQSIEGWSAKEILYVDSGSTDGSLELAAKLGARVLPLPPGPFTAARARNMGWQSATGKLILFLDGDTILNADFPVAALAELEKNATNAAAWGHRRELCECLSIYVRVLDLDWVYPPGETLFFGGDVLVRRAALEAVNGFDETLIAGEEPEMCRRMRNLGWHIQHIDVQMTLHDLAITRFSQYWRRSQRAGYAFASVSSRFRGTSDPFWSDEARRNRQRGLFWLLSPIVALILSAILLSLWPFMLWILLLFALAVRTARQYRWKPASWTTLLLYGFHSHLQQIPIFFGQLQFLMNGNKALMEYKDVTPIPEHIETRQP; encoded by the coding sequence ATGAGCACGCCCGCAACAACGATTGAGCTAATTCAGCCAGATCTTTCCGTCGTGATCATCGGCCGTAATGAGGGCGAACGTCTGGAGCGTTGCATCCTGTCGGCGCAATCCATTGAGGGCTGGTCGGCAAAAGAAATCCTTTATGTAGACTCCGGTTCAACCGACGGCAGCCTGGAGCTGGCGGCAAAGCTTGGCGCTCGCGTTCTGCCTCTGCCGCCCGGCCCCTTTACCGCCGCCCGCGCCCGCAATATGGGCTGGCAAAGTGCTACCGGCAAGCTGATTCTTTTTCTCGACGGCGACACAATTTTGAATGCGGATTTCCCCGTAGCGGCTCTCGCGGAGCTTGAAAAAAACGCCACGAATGCTGCAGCATGGGGCCATCGCCGCGAGTTATGCGAATGCCTGTCCATCTATGTGCGTGTACTCGATCTGGATTGGGTTTATCCTCCAGGGGAAACGCTCTTCTTCGGTGGAGACGTCCTGGTTCGCCGTGCCGCTCTTGAGGCCGTGAATGGCTTCGACGAAACGCTCATCGCCGGGGAAGAACCGGAGATGTGCCGCCGCATGCGCAACCTTGGCTGGCATATTCAACACATCGATGTGCAGATGACTTTGCACGATCTGGCCATCACGCGTTTCTCGCAATACTGGCGCCGTTCGCAGCGCGCGGGCTATGCCTTTGCCTCCGTCTCGTCGCGCTTTCGTGGCACCTCCGACCCGTTCTGGTCAGATGAGGCCCGCCGCAACCGTCAGCGTGGCCTGTTCTGGCTGCTCTCGCCAATCGTCGCACTCATTCTCTCTGCGATTTTGCTGTCGCTCTGGCCGTTCATGCTCTGGATCTTGCTGCTCTTCGCGCTGGCTGTTCGCACTGCGCGGCAGTATCGCTGGAAGCCTGCTTCGTGGACAACGCTCCTGCTCTACGGCTTTCACTCGCATCTGCAGCAAATTCCGATTTTCTTTGGACAGCTCCAATTTTTGATGAATGGGAACAAGGCGCTCATGGAATATAAGGATGTGACGCCTATCCCCGAACATATCGAGACACGCCAGCCATGA
- a CDS encoding acyltransferase, which produces MPSGKMKSALAAPLVLCYRTFAPILRVWRRVNAFAALRARLSLPLPVSTVVLGRTYIYGTGRVRCGQGLLLYPNQYMETEGDAEIVLGDGVVLSSGVHLVAYAGIRIGKGSMIGEYTSIRDANHTREEGQNLRDSSHMARPIEIGSQVWIGRGVAVLSGVTIGDGATVGANAVVTRDVPAGAIVAGVPAVPLQRKMPTPAVAEIHS; this is translated from the coding sequence ATGCCTTCAGGGAAGATGAAATCTGCGTTGGCTGCTCCGCTTGTTCTGTGTTATCGAACATTTGCGCCCATCCTGCGGGTGTGGAGGCGTGTAAACGCTTTTGCGGCTCTGCGAGCCAGGCTGAGTCTTCCTCTCCCTGTCAGCACCGTCGTGCTCGGCAGGACATATATCTACGGCACGGGCCGGGTGCGCTGCGGGCAGGGACTGCTCCTTTATCCGAATCAATATATGGAGACGGAGGGAGACGCGGAGATTGTTCTCGGCGACGGGGTTGTCCTCTCCAGCGGAGTGCACCTGGTGGCCTACGCCGGAATCCGCATCGGTAAGGGCAGTATGATTGGGGAGTACACCAGTATTCGCGATGCTAACCACACACGCGAAGAGGGACAGAACTTGCGCGACTCCAGTCACATGGCCAGACCTATCGAGATCGGCAGTCAGGTATGGATCGGTCGCGGTGTCGCCGTTCTGAGCGGCGTAACCATTGGGGATGGAGCAACCGTCGGAGCTAACGCAGTCGTAACGCGGGACGTTCCAGCAGGGGCGATCGTGGCCGGAGTACCAGCCGTCCCCCTCCAACGCAAGATGCCCACGCCTGCTGTCGCGGAGATTCATTCATGA
- a CDS encoding glycosyltransferase family 4 protein, producing MSTPIHSPADRAADSALRIGYLLSRYPAVSHTFFLKEVLGVRDRGLVVETASINPPDRRIEDLPKVEAREAETTFYVKAGGKLSLVCKLLAIVVQHPAVALRGLRAAFQLGGWDLKGRAFALFYLAEALLVGRWLRRNSLEHLHVHFGGPVATVGMLTAAAWQIPWSVTLHGPDEFFDQDAFYLRQKIESAAFVICISDFCRSQVLRVSPATTDSRLEVVRLGVDCTTLQPRQRTSIPASTSISANGVRIVCTGRMVAAKGHRILLEAVAAMVAAGAELSLVLIGDGPERPSLEAQCRQQGIASYVRFLGAMAHQPTLAEVAQADIFVLASFAEGLPVALMEAMALGVPCVSTTIAAIPELILDGQNGLLAPPANPYALRIALERLASDPDLRHRLGLAARATVEEQYNLSRNLDQLANTWRRRLA from the coding sequence TTGTCGACACCTATCCATTCCCCGGCTGATCGCGCCGCCGACTCTGCCCTGCGTATCGGATACCTGCTTAGCCGGTATCCAGCGGTTTCCCATACCTTTTTTCTGAAAGAAGTCCTGGGCGTTCGTGATCGCGGACTGGTCGTTGAGACTGCTTCTATCAATCCCCCTGACCGCCGCATAGAGGATCTGCCCAAAGTAGAAGCAAGGGAAGCTGAAACGACTTTCTACGTCAAAGCGGGCGGAAAACTCTCGCTGGTATGCAAGCTGCTCGCAATTGTGGTGCAGCACCCTGCTGTCGCCCTGCGCGGTTTGCGCGCTGCCTTTCAGCTTGGAGGCTGGGACTTAAAAGGCCGAGCCTTCGCCTTGTTCTACCTGGCCGAGGCCTTGCTGGTGGGCAGGTGGCTCCGGCGCAACTCGCTTGAGCATCTTCATGTACATTTCGGCGGTCCCGTTGCAACTGTGGGCATGCTGACGGCGGCCGCCTGGCAGATTCCCTGGTCGGTAACGCTGCATGGTCCAGATGAGTTTTTCGATCAGGACGCGTTCTATCTTCGCCAGAAAATCGAGTCGGCCGCTTTCGTTATCTGTATCAGCGATTTTTGCCGCAGCCAGGTTCTCCGCGTATCGCCGGCCACGACGGATAGCCGCCTTGAAGTGGTTCGTCTGGGAGTGGACTGCACTACGCTCCAGCCACGGCAACGCACATCTATACCGGCGAGTACATCTATATCGGCAAACGGAGTTCGCATTGTCTGCACGGGGCGCATGGTCGCAGCCAAAGGGCACCGCATACTGCTTGAGGCTGTAGCTGCGATGGTTGCAGCCGGAGCCGAGCTATCTCTGGTGCTCATCGGCGACGGACCTGAGCGCCCGTCTCTCGAAGCGCAATGCAGGCAGCAGGGAATCGCCTCTTACGTCCGTTTTCTGGGAGCGATGGCGCATCAGCCGACGCTTGCAGAGGTTGCGCAGGCGGATATCTTCGTCCTCGCCAGCTTCGCGGAAGGGCTGCCCGTCGCTCTCATGGAAGCAATGGCGCTGGGCGTTCCCTGCGTCAGTACGACAATTGCGGCGATTCCAGAGCTAATCCTGGATGGCCAAAACGGGCTGCTTGCACCTCCGGCTAACCCGTATGCTCTTCGCATTGCGCTGGAACGGCTGGCAAGCGATCCTGATTTACGCCACCGGCTTGGACTGGCAGCGCGAGCGACGGTTGAGGAACAGTACAATCTTTCTCGAAACCTGGACCAGCTTGCAAATACCTGGAGGCGGCGGCTCGCCTGA
- a CDS encoding WecB/TagA/CpsF family glycosyltransferase — MNSKLQNSVAVMGLPLANVTADEAVEQIENLILSGGTHQVATANLDFWVNSLNDVHLHRIIAGCSLVLADGMPLVWISRILGNPLKERVSGVDMVPRLAELSAKKGYSIYLLGGREGVAGRAKKVLEERYPGVNIVGHYAPPLADLERMDHGDTLERIRIAKPDILLVAFGNPKQEKWIRMHAKRLGVPVSIGIGGSMDMLIGDVHRAPVWMQRCGLEWLGRAVQEPTRLVPRYTKNFLGLATKLPFALAASFLQRQYRGASAATRTGDSGIVHLHLQGGLVAETAAALERTATSCIDGGQLLVVHLQDLQYASPEGLGALLAARQRLLATGLSLSLAGVPARIKLLFSAWCLEPLFDEFKFETERFAMASKPKQSTSFANLVGSDAVASVKIEA; from the coding sequence ATGAACAGCAAATTGCAAAATTCTGTAGCAGTGATGGGGTTGCCTTTAGCGAACGTTACAGCCGACGAGGCTGTAGAGCAGATTGAGAACCTGATTCTATCGGGAGGCACCCACCAGGTTGCCACCGCGAATCTCGATTTCTGGGTCAACTCGCTCAACGACGTTCACTTGCACCGCATCATTGCAGGCTGCAGTCTCGTATTAGCAGATGGAATGCCCCTGGTATGGATCTCGCGTATTCTTGGAAACCCTCTGAAAGAGCGCGTCTCCGGTGTAGATATGGTTCCCCGCCTCGCTGAGCTCTCAGCGAAAAAGGGATACAGCATCTATCTGCTCGGTGGTCGCGAAGGCGTTGCAGGACGCGCCAAGAAAGTGCTCGAAGAGCGTTATCCCGGAGTCAATATCGTTGGCCATTATGCTCCTCCGCTCGCCGATCTGGAGCGCATGGATCACGGCGACACTCTTGAGCGGATTCGCATTGCCAAGCCCGATATTCTGCTGGTTGCATTCGGCAATCCGAAGCAGGAAAAATGGATTCGCATGCACGCCAAGCGCCTCGGTGTACCTGTTTCAATTGGCATCGGCGGCAGCATGGACATGCTCATTGGCGATGTACATCGCGCGCCGGTCTGGATGCAGCGTTGTGGTCTTGAGTGGCTGGGCCGCGCAGTTCAGGAGCCAACCCGGCTCGTGCCTCGCTACACGAAGAACTTTCTCGGACTTGCAACAAAGCTTCCGTTTGCTTTGGCTGCCTCATTCCTGCAGCGCCAGTATCGTGGTGCTTCAGCGGCAACCCGTACCGGTGACTCGGGCATCGTTCACCTGCATCTGCAGGGCGGGCTGGTAGCTGAAACTGCAGCCGCGCTGGAGCGCACTGCAACCAGCTGCATCGATGGCGGACAACTGCTCGTGGTTCACTTGCAGGATCTGCAATACGCAAGCCCAGAGGGATTGGGAGCGCTTCTCGCCGCACGGCAGCGTCTGTTGGCAACTGGATTGTCGCTTTCGTTGGCCGGTGTTCCGGCCCGTATCAAGCTGCTGTTTTCGGCATGGTGCCTTGAGCCGCTCTTCGATGAGTTCAAGTTCGAGACTGAGCGCTTCGCAATGGCCAGCAAGCCAAAGCAGAGCACTTCCTTTGCGAATCTCGTTGGATCTGATGCCGTAGCTTCGGTCAAGATCGAAGCATAA
- a CDS encoding NAD(P)-binding domain-containing protein codes for MTSPITDIAIIGAGPYGLSVAAHLRKSPLTFRIFGTPMQSWQQLMPKGMLLKSDGFASSLYDPDSEFTLAHYCAEQNLPYADVGIPVPCETFIAYGLEFQKRLVPTLEQTNIGSVKRIDGGFELQTTDGQTVRARKVIVAAGITHFRYLPPFLTDLPREYVSHSAQHHDLSIFAGQRVAVIGAGASAVDIAALLNEAGAKVELVARRKQIAFHAPSQEPRPLLQRIKNPRSGLGLGWRSRLCTDAPLLFHAMPRKLRVRAVQRHLGPAPGWFVRDKVMGRFPMHLGSQIKGASVQNGKVHLDIIEQDGTPTELIFDHVIGATGFRVSIERLQFLDDSMRKAIRAVDDTPVLSTNFESSVPGLYLVGVASANSFGPLTRFAYGAKFTAKHIANHLKAAR; via the coding sequence ATGACTTCCCCTATTACTGATATCGCCATTATCGGCGCGGGTCCATACGGATTGTCAGTTGCTGCGCATCTGCGCAAGTCACCGCTGACGTTTCGGATATTTGGAACGCCAATGCAAAGCTGGCAGCAGCTAATGCCCAAAGGCATGCTGCTGAAATCGGATGGCTTCGCCTCCAGTCTTTACGATCCCGATTCTGAATTTACTCTTGCCCATTATTGCGCGGAACAGAACCTGCCTTACGCCGACGTAGGAATTCCCGTCCCATGCGAAACTTTCATCGCCTATGGATTGGAGTTTCAGAAGCGCCTGGTTCCTACTCTGGAGCAAACCAATATCGGTTCAGTGAAACGCATCGATGGTGGTTTTGAACTGCAAACTACAGATGGACAAACGGTGCGCGCACGAAAGGTCATTGTCGCTGCGGGTATTACGCATTTCAGGTATCTGCCTCCTTTTCTGACCGACCTGCCACGGGAATACGTCTCACATAGCGCGCAGCATCATGACCTCTCAATCTTTGCCGGGCAAAGGGTTGCTGTAATTGGAGCCGGCGCATCTGCTGTTGACATAGCGGCGCTTCTCAACGAAGCAGGAGCCAAGGTCGAACTGGTGGCCAGGCGCAAGCAGATTGCGTTTCATGCGCCGTCGCAGGAGCCTCGTCCGCTGTTGCAGCGAATCAAGAATCCTCGCTCGGGATTAGGACTGGGATGGCGATCGAGGTTATGCACCGATGCTCCACTGCTCTTTCACGCCATGCCGAGGAAGCTGCGAGTTCGCGCAGTGCAACGTCACCTTGGGCCAGCCCCGGGTTGGTTTGTTCGCGATAAGGTCATGGGACGTTTTCCTATGCACCTGGGCTCGCAAATCAAGGGCGCCTCTGTTCAGAATGGCAAGGTTCATCTCGATATCATTGAGCAGGACGGTACTCCAACCGAGCTGATATTTGACCATGTTATCGGTGCAACCGGGTTCCGCGTTTCCATCGAGCGACTTCAATTCCTGGATGATTCCATGCGCAAAGCCATTCGCGCGGTCGATGATACGCCGGTGCTTTCAACAAACTTTGAGAGTTCAGTACCGGGGTTGTATCTGGTCGGAGTAGCCTCTGCCAATAGCTTTGGCCCGCTTACCCGCTTTGCTTATGGAGCAAAGTTTACTGCCAAACATATCGCGAACCATCTCAAGGCTGCGCGCTAA
- a CDS encoding ATP-grasp domain-containing protein: MSAVCPPGHPLRFVHGVDPLYLYQGLDSVGSLKKAIVDAQPDLIVPCDDGVVWQLHELHARNPELRSLIERSLGSPNAFPAIRSRAATLETAVALGIRVPETQTITSDADLMQWCIDNPGVLKLDGTWGGSGVAIATTQAEAIAAFHKLSQPMGASVAWKRWLINHDPLALWSWRRREIPRVTIQEFIPGRPANTMFACWKGEVLGLVTVEVLTAQGKTGAATVVRLIENSEIENAARLLARHFSLSGFHGLDFILEQSTGAAYLIELNPRSTQLGHLRLPIQGDLVGMLAAKLKDQPRPPAEDFIQDETIAFFPQAITWNPKSEFLRQGYHDVPVGEPELHRELLRKSWPERQLLSRIYHSFRTVSHQEEVRF; this comes from the coding sequence GTGTCGGCAGTATGCCCTCCTGGGCATCCGTTGCGGTTTGTGCATGGAGTCGACCCGCTCTATCTGTATCAAGGCTTGGACTCAGTTGGATCACTTAAAAAGGCCATCGTTGACGCACAGCCGGATTTGATCGTGCCATGCGACGATGGAGTCGTCTGGCAGCTTCATGAATTGCACGCCAGAAATCCGGAACTACGATCTTTAATCGAACGGTCCCTTGGATCGCCCAACGCTTTCCCTGCCATTCGCAGCCGTGCTGCTACGCTGGAAACCGCCGTAGCACTGGGCATTCGCGTACCTGAAACGCAGACGATAACATCGGACGCAGATCTGATGCAGTGGTGCATCGACAATCCCGGAGTTCTCAAACTGGATGGGACATGGGGCGGTTCGGGTGTTGCAATCGCGACCACGCAGGCAGAGGCTATCGCTGCGTTTCATAAGCTCTCGCAGCCTATGGGAGCCAGCGTGGCCTGGAAACGCTGGCTGATCAATCACGATCCACTCGCGCTGTGGTCATGGCGAAGACGCGAGATTCCGCGCGTAACGATTCAGGAATTCATTCCCGGTCGTCCCGCGAACACGATGTTCGCATGCTGGAAAGGCGAAGTGCTGGGACTCGTTACAGTTGAAGTTCTGACAGCGCAGGGGAAAACTGGCGCAGCGACCGTTGTCCGGCTGATCGAGAATTCCGAGATTGAAAATGCTGCCCGTCTACTGGCCCGACATTTCAGCCTCAGTGGATTTCACGGCCTGGACTTTATCCTCGAACAATCGACTGGCGCAGCATATCTGATCGAATTGAATCCAAGAAGCACGCAGCTCGGTCATCTCAGGCTTCCAATACAGGGCGATCTGGTGGGGATGCTCGCTGCGAAACTCAAAGATCAACCGCGTCCGCCTGCCGAGGATTTCATCCAGGATGAAACCATTGCATTCTTCCCGCAAGCAATTACGTGGAATCCCAAGAGCGAATTTTTACGCCAGGGATATCACGATGTGCCGGTCGGTGAGCCTGAGCTTCATCGCGAACTCCTGCGCAAATCATGGCCCGAACGCCAACTGCTGTCTCGTATTTATCACTCCTTCCGCACGGTCAGCCATCAGGAAGAAGTAAGGTTCTAA
- a CDS encoding oligosaccharide flippase family protein, whose product MTLDTQIDELTTDDQEAVHHRSLESRALKGTYFIVIYYGFALGLRMLSSVVLTHLFAPELFGLITLTTTVIIGLNLFSHLGLEDSIIQNPRGDDEVFVNTAWTVQVLRGLGLWLLTIVLAWPVAHFYNEPRMLWLLPILGLSCVITGFGSPAQLQLSRNMDVAKMSVLELAPQLLSFLIALAWAMHHASIWALLVGRIVSETLRLAMSYKILGKGIRPRFVLDKDSLHSLMNFGRWILIGTALTFMASQSDKMILGKLTTLQELGIYGIAFSLSDLPRQIIQMFSAKVGFPFIAKFSHHPRPEFRRVLVKYRAMVLAVGAVMLTITICTGDIFIQHVYDKRYHDAAWMIGIFAIGLWHTLLYNTITPAIMSLQKAHYNALGNLFYCIALFVLLPLGYSYLGLGMIGAVVAVAVSDLPVYFVNVYASYRQGLGVLRQDGLMTLFFLATLVAGLAIRHAFGLALPFPSWPR is encoded by the coding sequence ATGACGCTTGATACTCAAATCGACGAGTTAACGACAGACGACCAGGAAGCAGTACACCATCGCTCGCTTGAGTCCCGCGCGCTCAAGGGCACTTACTTCATCGTTATCTATTACGGATTTGCATTAGGCCTCCGCATGTTGAGCAGCGTGGTTCTGACGCATCTTTTTGCGCCGGAACTATTCGGGCTCATTACGCTCACGACCACCGTCATCATTGGGCTCAATCTCTTTTCACACCTCGGGCTGGAAGACAGCATCATTCAGAACCCACGCGGCGATGACGAAGTTTTTGTCAACACGGCCTGGACAGTACAAGTGCTGCGCGGACTAGGGCTCTGGCTGCTTACGATCGTGCTGGCGTGGCCTGTAGCGCATTTCTATAACGAACCGCGCATGCTTTGGCTACTACCCATTCTTGGATTAAGTTGCGTTATCACAGGCTTTGGCTCTCCCGCACAGTTGCAGCTTTCGCGCAACATGGACGTGGCCAAGATGTCCGTGCTGGAGCTTGCTCCGCAGCTTCTGTCTTTTCTCATTGCCTTGGCATGGGCGATGCATCATGCCAGCATCTGGGCTTTACTCGTCGGCCGCATCGTCTCGGAAACCCTGCGCCTGGCGATGAGTTACAAGATCCTCGGCAAGGGTATTCGGCCGAGGTTTGTACTGGATAAAGATTCACTGCATTCGCTGATGAACTTTGGCCGCTGGATTCTGATTGGTACGGCGCTGACCTTCATGGCGTCGCAGTCGGACAAGATGATCCTGGGCAAGTTGACGACGTTGCAGGAGCTGGGAATTTACGGCATTGCTTTTTCCCTCTCCGACCTGCCACGTCAGATCATCCAGATGTTCTCAGCCAAGGTTGGATTTCCATTCATCGCCAAGTTCTCCCACCATCCTCGTCCGGAGTTTCGCCGCGTTCTGGTGAAGTATCGTGCGATGGTGCTGGCGGTAGGCGCTGTGATGCTGACAATCACGATCTGCACAGGCGACATCTTCATTCAGCACGTGTATGACAAGCGCTATCACGATGCGGCCTGGATGATTGGTATTTTCGCGATTGGACTGTGGCACACACTGTTGTACAACACCATTACGCCAGCCATCATGTCTTTGCAAAAGGCGCATTACAACGCGCTAGGCAACCTGTTCTATTGCATAGCTTTGTTCGTGCTTTTGCCGCTCGGCTATAGCTATCTTGGCCTGGGAATGATTGGTGCAGTAGTTGCAGTGGCCGTCAGCGATCTTCCGGTTTACTTCGTGAATGTGTACGCATCGTACCGCCAGGGATTGGGTGTACTACGCCAGGATGGGCTTATGACTCTCTTCTTCCTGGCAACATTGGTCGCCGGTCTCGCCATTCGCCATGCTTTCGGGCTTGCTCTTCCCTTTCCGTCCTGGCCCCGTTAA